The following proteins are encoded in a genomic region of Mycobacterium kiyosense:
- the lpqB gene encoding lipoprotein LpqB produces MLLRKLFVLLLAAGLLAGCASVPSSSAPQAIGTVDRPAPSNLPKPTPGMDPDVLLREFLKATADPANRHLAARQFLTQSASNGWDDAGSALLIDHVVFVETRGSERVSATMRADILGSLSDVGVFETAEGQLPDPGPIELVKTSGGWRIDKLPNGVFLDWQQFQATYKRNTLYFADPTGKTVAPDPRYVAVSDHDQLATELVSKLLAGPRPEMAHTVRNLLAPPLRLRGPVTRADGGKSGVGKGYGGARVDLEKLATTDPHSRQLLAAQIIWTLARADIRGPYVINADGAPLEDRFAEGWTTSDVAATDPGVADGAGAGLHALVNGSLVGLDGQQITTVPGAFGRMGDQTGAALSRNGRQVASVVTLRRGAPDMAASLWIGDVGGEAVQSADGHNLSRPSWSLDDAVWVVVDANNVLRAIPEPASGQPARIPVDSTAVSSRFPGPITDLQLSRDGTRAAMVIGGQVILAGVEQTQAGQFALTYPRRLGFGLGTSVVSLYWRTGDDVVVTRNDATHPVSYVNLDGVNSDAPSRGLQIPLFAIAANPSTVYVAGPQGVLMYSAAAAENQQGWSEVAGLMIGGAAPVLPG; encoded by the coding sequence ATGTTGCTGCGCAAGCTTTTTGTTCTGCTGCTGGCGGCCGGCCTGCTGGCCGGCTGCGCGAGCGTGCCGAGCTCGTCGGCCCCACAGGCGATCGGCACCGTGGACCGGCCGGCGCCGTCGAACCTGCCCAAGCCGACCCCCGGCATGGATCCCGACGTGCTGCTGCGGGAATTCCTCAAGGCCACCGCCGACCCGGCCAACCGGCATCTGGCGGCGCGGCAGTTCCTCACCCAGTCGGCCTCCAACGGCTGGGACGACGCCGGTAGCGCCCTGCTCATCGACCATGTGGTGTTCGTGGAAACCCGTGGCTCCGAGCGTGTTTCGGCCACTATGCGGGCCGACATCCTGGGTTCGCTGTCCGACGTGGGCGTCTTCGAGACGGCGGAGGGGCAATTGCCCGATCCGGGCCCGATCGAGTTGGTCAAGACCTCCGGCGGCTGGCGCATCGACAAACTGCCCAACGGGGTCTTTCTGGACTGGCAGCAGTTCCAGGCCACCTACAAACGCAACACGCTCTATTTCGCCGACCCGACCGGCAAGACCGTGGCGCCCGATCCGCGCTACGTCGCGGTGTCCGACCACGACCAGCTGGCCACCGAGTTGGTGTCCAAGTTGTTGGCCGGGCCCCGCCCGGAGATGGCGCACACGGTGCGCAACCTGCTGGCCCCGCCGCTGCGGCTGCGCGGCCCGGTGACCCGCGCCGACGGCGGCAAGAGCGGCGTCGGCAAGGGGTACGGCGGCGCCCGCGTCGACCTGGAAAAGCTGGCCACTACCGACCCGCACAGCCGGCAATTGCTTGCCGCGCAGATCATTTGGACGCTGGCGCGCGCCGATATCCGCGGACCGTATGTGATCAACGCCGACGGCGCCCCGCTCGAAGACCGCTTCGCCGAGGGCTGGACCACCTCCGATGTCGCGGCCACCGACCCCGGGGTGGCCGACGGTGCCGGCGCGGGCCTGCACGCCTTGGTCAACGGGTCGCTGGTGGGGCTGGACGGTCAGCAGATCACCACGGTGCCCGGTGCGTTCGGGCGGATGGGGGACCAGACCGGGGCCGCGCTGTCCCGCAACGGCCGGCAGGTGGCCTCAGTGGTGACGTTGCGTCGCGGCGCCCCGGACATGGCGGCGTCGTTGTGGATCGGGGATGTGGGCGGCGAGGCGGTACAGTCCGCCGACGGGCACAACTTGTCGCGGCCGAGTTGGTCGCTGGACGACGCGGTCTGGGTGGTGGTCGACGCCAACAACGTGCTGCGGGCGATCCCGGAGCCGGCATCGGGTCAGCCGGCGCGCATCCCGGTGGATTCGACCGCCGTCTCGAGTCGTTTCCCCGGCCCGATCACCGACCTGCAGCTGTCCCGGGACGGGACGCGGGCGGCGATGGTGATTGGGGGACAGGTGATCCTGGCCGGCGTCGAACAGACGCAGGCCGGGCAGTTCGCGCTGACCTACCCGCGGCGGCTGGGCTTCGGGCTGGGCACCTCGGTGGTGTCGTTGTACTGGCGCACCGGTGACGACGTGGTGGTGACCCGCAACGACGCCACGCATCCGGTCTCCTATGTGAACCTCGACGGGGTCAATTCCGACGCGCCGTCGCGTGGCCTGCAGATTCCGTTGTTCGCGATCGCGGCGAACCCGTCCACGGTGTACGTCGCCGGTCCGCAAGGGGTGCTGATGTATTCGGCGGCGGCCGCCGAGAATCAGCAGGGCTGGTCGGAGGTGGCCGGGCTGATGATCGGCGGCGCGGCACCGGTATTGCCCGGCTGA
- the hpf gene encoding ribosome hibernation promotion factor has product MSRLSVDSEQVLEPAGIENDARTEAQPEPMANAEIVFKGRNVEIPDHFRTYVSQKLARCERFDRTIYLFDVELDHERNRRQRKACQRVEITARGRGPVVRGEACADSFYAALESAVAKLENRLRRGKDRRKVHYGDKTPVSLAEATAVLPPSEKAFDSEPAEPHAHDGAEVENNDHAPGRVVRTKEHPAKPMSVDDALYEMELVGHDFFLFLDKETDQASVVYRRHAYDYGLIRLA; this is encoded by the coding sequence ATGTCAAGGCTTTCCGTGGATTCCGAGCAGGTTCTTGAGCCGGCAGGAATTGAGAACGACGCCAGGACCGAAGCCCAGCCCGAGCCGATGGCCAACGCCGAGATCGTGTTCAAGGGCCGCAACGTCGAGATCCCCGACCATTTCCGCACCTACGTTTCACAGAAGCTCGCCCGCTGTGAGCGGTTCGACCGGACCATCTACCTGTTCGACGTCGAACTCGACCACGAGCGCAACCGGCGCCAGCGCAAGGCATGCCAACGCGTGGAGATCACCGCTCGCGGCCGCGGGCCGGTAGTACGCGGGGAGGCCTGCGCCGACAGCTTCTACGCCGCCCTGGAATCCGCCGTCGCCAAGCTGGAGAACCGCCTGCGCCGGGGCAAGGATCGCCGCAAGGTGCACTACGGCGACAAGACGCCCGTCTCGCTGGCCGAGGCCACCGCGGTGCTCCCGCCGTCGGAGAAGGCGTTCGACTCCGAGCCTGCCGAACCGCACGCGCACGACGGCGCCGAGGTGGAGAACAACGACCACGCGCCGGGACGGGTGGTGCGCACCAAGGAACACCCGGCCAAGCCGATGTCCGTCGACGACGCGCTCTACGAGATGGAACTCGTCGGCCACGACTTCTTCCTGTTCCTGGACAAGGAGACCGACCAGGCCTCGGTGGTGTATCGCCGGCACGCCTACGACTACGGGCTGATCAGGCTGGCGTGA
- the secA1 gene encoding protein translocase subunit SecA 1, which produces MVKRLKKVADYVNTLSDDVEKLTDAELRAKTDEFKKRLEEGEEELEDLLPEAFAVAREAAWRVLDQRPFDVQVMGAAALHLGNVAEMKTGEGKTLTCVLPAYLNALAGKGVHVVTVNDYLAKRDSEWMGRVHRFLGLEVGVILAQMTPEERRVAYNADITYGTNNEFGFDYLRDNMAHSLDDLVQRGHNFAIVDEVDSILIDEARTPLIISGPADGASNWYTEFARIAPLMEKDVHYEVDLRKRTVGVHEKGVEFVEDQLGIDNLYEAANSPLVSYLNNALKAKELFNRDKDYIVRDGEVLIVDEFTGRVLIGRRYNEGMHQAIEAKEHVEIKAENQTLATITLQNYFRLYDKLAGMTGTAQTEAAELHEIYKLGVVPIPTNKPMIRTDQSDLIYKTEEAKYIAVVDDVAERYEKGQPVLIGTTSVERSEYLSRQFQKRRIPHNVLNAKYHEQEAGIIAEAGRRGGITVATNMAGRGTDIVLGGNVDFLTDKRLRERGLDPVETPEEYEAAWHEELPKVKEEAAKEAKEVVEAGGLYVLGTERHESRRIDNQLRGRSGRQGDPGESRFYLSLGDELMRRFNGAALESLLTRLNLPDDVPIEAKMVTRAIKSAQTQVEQQNFEMRKNVLKYDEVMNQQRKVIYAERRRILEGENLKDQATDMIRDVITAYVNGATAEGYAEDWDLDALWTALKTLYPVGIDHETLTHPDEESERDDLTREELLEALLEDAERAYAAREAELEEIAGEGAMRQLERNVLLNVIDRKWREHLYEMDYLKEGIGLRAMAQRDPLVEYQREGYDMFMAMLDGMKEESVGFLFNVSVEAVPAPQVEVAPVETPEGLAELGGDTAEPEPTPPAKEPVSTLRAKGIDDSEAPALTYSGPSEDGSAQVQRNGGGAKAPAGAAAGGSRRERRAAARQQGRGAKPPKSVKKR; this is translated from the coding sequence ATGGTCAAGCGCCTCAAGAAGGTCGCTGACTATGTCAACACGTTGTCCGACGACGTCGAGAAGCTCACCGACGCCGAGCTGAGGGCCAAGACCGACGAGTTCAAGAAGCGTCTGGAAGAGGGCGAAGAGGAACTCGAGGACCTGCTGCCCGAGGCGTTCGCGGTGGCCCGCGAGGCGGCCTGGCGGGTGCTCGACCAGCGCCCGTTCGACGTCCAGGTGATGGGCGCGGCCGCGTTGCACCTGGGCAACGTCGCCGAGATGAAGACCGGTGAGGGCAAGACCCTGACCTGTGTGTTGCCGGCCTACCTCAACGCGCTGGCCGGCAAGGGCGTGCACGTCGTCACCGTCAACGACTACCTCGCCAAACGCGACAGCGAGTGGATGGGCCGGGTGCACCGTTTCCTGGGCCTGGAAGTCGGCGTGATCCTGGCGCAGATGACACCCGAAGAGCGGCGGGTCGCCTACAACGCCGACATCACCTACGGCACCAACAACGAGTTCGGCTTCGACTACCTGCGCGACAACATGGCCCACTCGCTGGACGACCTGGTGCAGCGCGGGCACAACTTCGCCATCGTCGACGAGGTCGACTCCATCCTGATCGACGAGGCCCGTACCCCGCTGATCATCTCCGGCCCGGCCGACGGCGCGTCCAACTGGTACACCGAGTTCGCCCGCATCGCGCCGCTGATGGAAAAGGACGTCCACTACGAGGTCGACCTGCGCAAACGCACCGTGGGTGTGCACGAGAAGGGCGTGGAGTTCGTCGAGGACCAGCTGGGCATCGACAACCTCTACGAGGCCGCCAATTCCCCGCTGGTCAGCTACCTGAACAACGCGCTGAAGGCCAAGGAGCTGTTCAACCGGGACAAGGACTACATCGTCCGCGACGGCGAGGTGCTCATCGTCGACGAGTTCACCGGCCGTGTGCTGATCGGCCGCCGCTACAACGAGGGCATGCACCAGGCCATCGAGGCCAAGGAGCACGTCGAGATCAAGGCCGAGAACCAGACGCTGGCCACCATTACGCTGCAGAACTACTTCCGCCTCTACGACAAGCTGGCCGGCATGACCGGTACCGCCCAGACCGAGGCGGCCGAGCTGCACGAGATCTACAAACTAGGCGTGGTTCCGATCCCGACCAACAAGCCGATGATCCGCACCGACCAGTCCGACCTGATCTACAAGACCGAAGAGGCCAAGTACATCGCGGTGGTCGACGACGTCGCCGAGCGCTACGAGAAGGGCCAGCCGGTCCTGATCGGCACCACCAGCGTGGAGCGCTCGGAGTACCTGTCGCGCCAGTTCCAGAAGCGGCGCATCCCGCACAACGTGCTCAACGCGAAATACCACGAGCAGGAGGCCGGCATCATCGCCGAGGCGGGCCGGCGTGGCGGCATCACGGTGGCCACCAACATGGCGGGCCGCGGCACCGACATCGTGCTGGGCGGCAACGTCGACTTCCTGACCGACAAGAGGTTGCGTGAGCGCGGCCTCGACCCCGTCGAGACGCCCGAGGAGTACGAGGCGGCCTGGCACGAAGAGCTGCCCAAGGTCAAAGAGGAGGCCGCCAAGGAGGCCAAGGAGGTTGTCGAGGCCGGCGGCCTCTACGTGCTGGGCACCGAACGTCACGAGTCGCGGCGCATCGACAACCAGTTGCGCGGCCGTTCCGGCCGTCAGGGTGACCCGGGGGAGTCGCGGTTCTACCTGTCGCTGGGCGACGAGCTGATGCGCCGGTTCAACGGGGCCGCGTTGGAGAGTCTGCTGACCCGGCTGAATCTGCCCGACGACGTGCCCATCGAAGCCAAGATGGTCACTCGGGCCATCAAGAGCGCGCAGACCCAGGTCGAGCAGCAGAACTTCGAGATGCGCAAGAACGTGCTCAAGTACGACGAGGTGATGAACCAGCAGCGCAAGGTGATCTACGCCGAGCGCCGCCGCATCCTGGAGGGCGAGAACCTCAAGGACCAGGCCACCGACATGATCCGTGACGTGATCACCGCCTACGTCAACGGCGCGACGGCGGAGGGCTACGCCGAGGACTGGGACCTCGATGCGCTGTGGACCGCGCTCAAGACGCTCTACCCGGTCGGCATCGACCACGAGACGCTGACCCACCCCGACGAAGAGTCCGAGCGCGACGACCTGACCCGCGAGGAGCTGCTCGAGGCGTTGCTCGAGGACGCCGAAAGAGCTTATGCCGCAAGGGAAGCCGAGCTGGAAGAGATCGCCGGCGAGGGTGCGATGCGCCAGCTCGAGCGTAACGTGCTGCTCAACGTCATCGACCGCAAGTGGCGCGAGCACCTCTACGAGATGGACTATCTCAAGGAGGGCATCGGGCTGCGCGCCATGGCTCAGCGCGACCCGCTGGTGGAGTACCAGCGCGAGGGTTACGACATGTTCATGGCCATGCTCGACGGAATGAAGGAGGAGTCGGTCGGCTTCCTGTTCAACGTCAGCGTGGAGGCCGTCCCGGCGCCGCAGGTCGAGGTGGCTCCGGTGGAAACCCCGGAGGGCCTGGCCGAGCTGGGTGGCGACACCGCCGAGCCCGAGCCCACGCCACCAGCCAAGGAACCGGTCAGCACCTTGCGCGCCAAGGGCATCGACGACAGCGAGGCGCCCGCCCTCACCTATTCCGGCCCGTCCGAGGACGGTTCGGCGCAGGTGCAGCGTAACGGCGGCGGCGCCAAGGCGCCGGCCGGGGCCGCGGCCGGCGGCAGCCGTCGGGAACGGCGGGCGGCAGCACGGCAGCAGGGTCGCGGCGCCAAGCCACCGAAGTCGGTGAAGAAGCGCTGA
- a CDS encoding metal-dependent phosphohydrolase encodes MPHHLPTRAELLAALSVAIDLGLGQPAEHMLRAALIATRLAERLGLSAEQRDCTYYTTLIMWIGCHADSHEYARWFGDDIAVRHDSYLVDWSGLPYWRFLLGNVGRGQPLLQRLTVMATLFADARGRLSELIHSHCMSAALLADRIGLGPNVQAALGFAFERYDGGGLPTGARGEQIPIQVRVAQIAEMAEVHHRTFGVDGAVAMVLARRGGQFDPAVADVLVRDARVILAGPAIGDVWEAALAAAPDHHQRVDEQTLDTLLAALGDFVDLKCPFTLGHSRAVARLAGAAAQVAGLDDDAVTLTRRAGHVHDLGRIGVSNQIWSRPGSLGAGEFERVRLHPYFTVRILDRVPGLRRLAEVAGNHHECVDGSGYPRGLQGAALGLPDRILAAAVSYQSGCEPRPYRDALAADGAARRLRDRVRAGELDAAAVDAVLHAAGHRAAGPNPRANARPGGLTPREVEVLCLVARGASNKEIAAALVISEKTARNHVERTYAKIGVSNRIGASMYALRHGLVSA; translated from the coding sequence GTGCCCCACCACCTCCCGACGCGGGCCGAATTGCTGGCGGCACTGTCGGTGGCCATCGACCTGGGTTTGGGGCAGCCCGCCGAACACATGCTGCGCGCCGCCCTGATCGCCACCCGACTTGCCGAGCGGCTGGGCCTGAGTGCCGAACAGCGTGACTGCACGTACTACACCACGCTGATCATGTGGATCGGCTGTCACGCCGACTCCCACGAATACGCGCGCTGGTTCGGCGACGACATCGCCGTGCGGCACGACTCGTACCTCGTCGACTGGTCCGGGCTGCCGTATTGGCGGTTCCTGCTCGGAAACGTCGGCCGCGGGCAGCCGCTGCTGCAGCGATTGACGGTCATGGCAACGCTTTTCGCCGACGCGCGGGGCCGGTTGTCGGAGTTGATCCATTCGCACTGCATGTCGGCTGCGCTGCTGGCCGACCGAATCGGCTTGGGCCCCAACGTGCAAGCCGCGCTCGGGTTCGCTTTCGAGCGCTACGACGGCGGCGGTCTGCCCACCGGCGCCCGCGGCGAGCAGATCCCGATCCAGGTGCGGGTCGCCCAGATCGCAGAGATGGCCGAGGTGCATCACCGCACCTTCGGGGTGGACGGGGCGGTGGCGATGGTGCTCGCCCGCCGCGGCGGCCAGTTCGATCCGGCGGTGGCCGATGTGTTGGTGCGCGACGCCCGCGTGATACTGGCCGGTCCGGCGATCGGGGATGTCTGGGAGGCCGCGCTTGCGGCCGCCCCCGATCATCACCAGCGCGTGGACGAGCAGACCCTGGACACGTTGCTGGCGGCACTGGGCGACTTCGTCGATCTGAAATGTCCTTTCACCCTTGGTCATTCACGCGCGGTGGCGCGGCTGGCCGGTGCGGCGGCGCAGGTTGCCGGGCTCGACGACGACGCCGTGACGCTGACCCGCCGCGCGGGGCACGTCCATGACCTGGGCCGCATCGGGGTGTCCAACCAGATCTGGTCGCGGCCGGGCTCGTTGGGCGCCGGCGAGTTCGAGCGGGTGCGGCTGCACCCGTACTTCACGGTGCGGATCCTCGACCGGGTTCCCGGTCTGCGCCGGCTCGCGGAGGTGGCCGGCAACCACCACGAATGCGTGGACGGATCGGGCTACCCGCGCGGTCTTCAAGGGGCCGCCCTCGGGCTGCCGGACCGCATCCTTGCCGCGGCCGTCAGCTACCAATCCGGTTGTGAGCCAAGGCCATACCGGGACGCGCTGGCCGCTGATGGCGCCGCCCGGCGACTCCGTGACCGGGTTCGGGCGGGCGAACTGGATGCCGCGGCGGTCGACGCTGTGCTGCACGCGGCCGGTCATCGCGCAGCCGGGCCGAACCCGAGAGCTAACGCCCGTCCCGGCGGGCTGACGCCGCGCGAGGTCGAGGTGCTGTGTCTGGTGGCCCGCGGGGCGTCGAACAAGGAGATCGCGGCGGCGCTGGTGATCAGCGAGAAGACCGCCCGCAATCACGTGGAGCGCACGTACGCCAAGATCGGGGTGTCGAACCGGATCGGCGCCAGCATGTACGCGCTGCGGCATGGCCTGGTGAGTGCGTAG
- a CDS encoding membrane protein yields MFCGLSGSHNWLMKRYLTIIYGIGSYLVFVVAFLYAVGFVGAILVPRNVDHGIEAPLWQAFAVNLALLGVFGVQHSVMARPAFKRWWTRFVPPQIERSTYVLLSSAALILLYWQWRTMPALIWDIRVPAGRVVVWALFWLGWAMVFASTFMINHFDLFGLRQVYLAWRGKPNPELGFRTHLLYRLVRHPIMLGFLIAFWAAPTMTEGRLLFALGTTGYILVALRFEERDLTASLGGQYREYRRRVPMLIPLPRRRPVVKMVGQQ; encoded by the coding sequence ATGTTCTGCGGTCTTTCCGGGTCGCACAATTGGCTGATGAAACGCTATCTGACAATCATTTACGGCATCGGGAGCTACCTGGTGTTCGTGGTCGCTTTCCTCTATGCCGTCGGCTTCGTCGGCGCAATCCTGGTGCCCCGCAACGTCGATCACGGTATCGAAGCTCCGCTGTGGCAGGCTTTCGCGGTCAACCTGGCGCTGCTGGGTGTATTCGGCGTGCAGCACAGCGTGATGGCCCGGCCGGCCTTCAAACGCTGGTGGACCCGGTTCGTGCCGCCCCAGATCGAGCGCAGCACCTATGTGTTGCTGTCCAGCGCGGCGCTGATCCTGCTGTACTGGCAGTGGCGCACGATGCCGGCGCTGATCTGGGACATTCGGGTGCCCGCCGGCCGCGTGGTGGTGTGGGCGCTGTTCTGGCTGGGCTGGGCCATGGTGTTCGCGTCGACGTTCATGATCAACCACTTCGACCTGTTCGGATTACGCCAGGTGTATCTGGCCTGGCGCGGGAAACCTAATCCGGAGTTGGGCTTTCGCACACACCTGTTGTACCGGCTGGTTCGCCACCCGATCATGCTCGGCTTCCTGATCGCGTTCTGGGCGGCACCGACGATGACCGAGGGGCGACTGCTGTTCGCGCTGGGCACCACCGGCTACATCCTGGTGGCGCTGCGGTTCGAAGAGCGTGACCTGACGGCGTCGCTGGGTGGGCAGTACCGCGAGTACCGGCGTCGGGTGCCGATGCTGATCCCGCTGCCGCGGCGCCGACCGGTCGTCAAAATGGTTGGCCAGCAATAA
- the tgs3 gene encoding diacylglycerol O-acyltransferase, with translation MRTRTVGAPRLRLPWAAAGAPTKEDRLDTKDLPAMVTRLSPADASFFRLENTATPMYVGSLAILRKPRSGLSYETLLATVEKRLPQIPRYRQKVREVNFGVARPVWLDDSDFDITYHVRRSALPSPGSDEQLHELIARLAARPLDKSRPLWEMYLVEGLAKNRIALYTKSHQALINGMSALEINHVIADRTRRPPPLPEDIWVPERDPGSTRLVLGALGDWIVGPGAQLQAVGSAVAGMLTSSTQIVEAGRRFFDVARTVARGTAPSSPLNATVSRNRRFTVARGALDDYRAVRARYDCDINDVVLAVVTGALSNWLMSRGEAVSSTATVRAMAPLSVYSDDQLDPSGPGQAMSEVTPFLVDLPVGERNAVVRLSQIAHATESNPSASSLVDARTIVTLSGFAPPTLHAMGIRVATTFPARLFNLLITNAPGAQSQMYVAGTKLLETYAVPPLLHNQALAISVTSYNGVLYFGINADRDAMSDVDVLPGLLQQSLEELLEASR, from the coding sequence ATGCGCACCCGAACCGTCGGTGCGCCCCGGCTGCGGTTACCGTGGGCGGCAGCCGGAGCCCCGACGAAAGAGGACAGACTTGACACCAAGGACTTGCCCGCAATGGTGACCCGGTTGTCCCCTGCGGACGCGTCCTTTTTTCGGCTGGAGAACACCGCCACCCCGATGTATGTCGGGTCGCTGGCGATCCTGCGTAAGCCGCGATCCGGGCTGAGCTACGAGACGCTGCTGGCCACCGTCGAGAAGCGGTTGCCGCAGATACCGCGCTACCGGCAGAAGGTGCGCGAGGTCAACTTCGGGGTCGCCCGGCCGGTCTGGCTCGACGACAGCGATTTCGACATCACCTATCACGTCCGGCGGTCGGCGCTGCCGTCGCCGGGCAGCGACGAGCAACTGCATGAGCTGATCGCCCGGCTGGCCGCCCGGCCGCTGGACAAGTCGCGGCCGCTGTGGGAGATGTATCTGGTCGAGGGCTTGGCGAAGAACCGCATCGCCCTCTACACCAAGTCGCACCAGGCGTTGATCAACGGCATGAGCGCGCTGGAGATCAACCACGTGATCGCCGACCGGACGCGCCGCCCGCCGCCGCTGCCCGAGGACATCTGGGTTCCCGAGCGCGATCCCGGCAGCACCCGGCTGGTGCTGGGCGCTCTCGGCGACTGGATCGTGGGTCCGGGGGCGCAGCTGCAGGCCGTCGGGTCCGCGGTCGCCGGGATGTTGACCAGCTCGACGCAGATCGTCGAGGCGGGCCGCCGGTTTTTCGACGTGGCGCGCACGGTGGCACGCGGTACGGCCCCCAGCAGCCCGCTCAACGCGACGGTGTCGCGCAACAGAAGGTTCACGGTCGCCCGCGGTGCGCTTGACGACTACCGGGCGGTGCGGGCGCGGTACGACTGCGACATCAACGACGTGGTGCTGGCGGTGGTGACCGGCGCGCTGAGCAACTGGCTGATGTCTCGCGGCGAAGCCGTCTCGTCGACGGCGACGGTGCGCGCGATGGCCCCGCTGTCGGTCTACTCCGACGACCAGCTCGACCCGTCCGGCCCGGGCCAGGCGATGAGCGAGGTGACCCCGTTCCTGGTGGATCTGCCGGTGGGGGAGCGCAACGCGGTGGTCCGGCTGTCCCAGATCGCCCACGCCACGGAGTCGAACCCCTCGGCATCCAGCCTGGTGGACGCTAGGACCATCGTCACGCTGTCCGGGTTCGCGCCACCGACGTTGCACGCGATGGGAATAAGGGTGGCGACCACCTTCCCGGCGCGGTTGTTCAACCTGCTGATCACCAACGCCCCCGGGGCGCAGTCACAGATGTACGTCGCCGGCACCAAACTGTTGGAGACCTACGCGGTTCCGCCGTTGCTGCACAACCAGGCGCTGGCGATCAGCGTCACGTCCTACAACGGGGTGCTGTATTTCGGCATCAACGCCGACCGCGACGCAATGAGTGACGTGGACGTGTTGCCCGGTTTGCTGCAGCAGTCGCTGGAGGAGTTACTGGAAGCTTCGCGCTAG
- the ppk2 gene encoding polyphosphate kinase — MGCLGLASVDVSNPNNDGASTKPKKKKSSAGVRKLPVDVYEAELFRLQTEFVKLQEWVRHTGARLVIIFEGRDAAGKGGAIKRITEYLSPRIAHVAALPVPTDRERGQWYYQRYIANLPTKGEIVLFDRSWYNRAGIEKVMGFCTPHEHALFLRQTPIFEQMLIDDGILLRKYWFSVSDAEQLRRFKARLNDPVRQWKLSPMDLESVYRWEDYSRAKDEMMVHTDTPVSPWYVVESDVKKNARLNMMAHLLSTVDYTEVEIPKVKLPDRPVVTGNYQRPSRVLQKYVPDHVATLTT, encoded by the coding sequence ATGGGCTGCCTAGGGCTAGCATCCGTTGATGTGAGCAACCCGAACAACGACGGTGCGTCGACGAAACCCAAGAAGAAGAAGTCCTCAGCCGGGGTGCGCAAGCTTCCCGTCGACGTCTATGAAGCCGAATTGTTCAGGCTGCAAACGGAATTCGTCAAGCTGCAGGAGTGGGTCCGGCATACCGGCGCGCGCCTGGTGATCATCTTCGAGGGCCGCGACGCCGCCGGCAAGGGTGGTGCGATCAAGCGGATCACCGAATACCTCAGCCCACGCATCGCCCACGTCGCCGCGCTGCCCGTGCCCACCGACCGCGAACGCGGGCAGTGGTACTACCAGCGTTACATCGCCAACCTGCCCACCAAGGGCGAGATCGTGCTGTTCGACCGGTCCTGGTACAACCGCGCCGGCATCGAAAAGGTGATGGGATTCTGCACGCCGCACGAGCACGCGCTGTTCCTGCGGCAGACCCCCATTTTCGAGCAGATGCTGATCGACGACGGGATCCTGCTGCGTAAATACTGGTTCTCCGTTTCCGACGCGGAGCAGCTGCGCCGGTTCAAGGCTCGGCTCAATGATCCTGTGCGGCAATGGAAATTGAGCCCGATGGATCTGGAGTCGGTGTACCGCTGGGAAGATTATTCGCGCGCCAAGGACGAGATGATGGTGCACACCGACACTCCGGTGAGCCCCTGGTACGTCGTGGAGTCCGATGTCAAGAAGAACGCACGGTTGAACATGATGGCGCACCTGCTGTCGACCGTCGACTACACCGAGGTCGAGATTCCGAAGGTCAAGTTGCCCGACCGCCCGGTGGTGACGGGCAACTACCAGCGGCCGTCGCGGGTGCTGCAGAAGTATGTTCCCGATCATGTCGCCACCCTGACGACATGA